A genomic window from Chaetodon trifascialis isolate fChaTrf1 chromosome 22, fChaTrf1.hap1, whole genome shotgun sequence includes:
- the cdkn1d gene encoding cyclin-dependent kinase inhibitor 1D: MAMASPSTSTAGSAMASDSELSRLGGIEALKLKVGPVRRNLFGPVDHQQLQQDFERLLHMSVEVANKRWNFDFNSERPGEGSNVEWEELRCQDVPVFYRSCTVRPVVLPQGNRWTPSSSGEGSPASSSSSGSGDECLEVTRRGCYRLKRQAKRKQSAITDFFVVKKRKLLHYKASIRQ; encoded by the exons ATGGCAATGGCCTCGCCATCAACGTCAACAGCAGGATCAGCAATGGCATCTGACTCAGAGCTCTCACGGCTGGGGGGCATCGAGGCCTTGAAATTGAAAGTGGGGCCGGTGCGGAGGAACCTCTTCGGGCCTGTGgaccaccagcagctgcagcaggacttCGAGCGGCTGCTCCACATGAGCGTGGAGGTGGCCAACAAGCGTTGGAACTTCGATTTCAACAGTGAAAGGCCGGGAGAAGGCTCCAACGTGGAGTGGGAGGAGCTCAGGTGCCAGGACGTGCCAGTGTTTTACCGCAGCTGCACAGTTCGACCGGTGGTGCTGCCACAGGGCAACAGGTGGACACCGTCTTCATCGGGCGAGGGTTCCCCAGCGTCCAGCAGCTCATCTGGATCTGGAGATGAGTGCCTGGAGGTGACCAGAAGGGGGTGCTACCGGCTCAAACGGCAAGCAAAACGCAAACAGTCTGCCATCACAG ACTTCTTCgtggtgaagaagaggaaactGCTGCATTACAAAGCATCTATTCGGCAGTAG